One Aegilops tauschii subsp. strangulata cultivar AL8/78 chromosome 7, Aet v6.0, whole genome shotgun sequence genomic window carries:
- the LOC109761340 gene encoding uncharacterized protein isoform X5, translating into MDPRGGITQMELEYLAHDEDAEPIALPFQLLEKITDYFSHELIIGRGGFAVVYKAVLDNGIVAVKKLSNTHMYEEQFQGEVQCLMKVKHKNIVRFLGYCADTQGNISDYKGKMVMADVQQRLLCFEYLPKGSLDGYITDSPGELNWRKRYDMIKGICEGLHYLHQNNILHLDLTPGNILLDEDMMPKITDFGLSRCFEEDQTGVITKNVAGTRGYLAPECYNKEIILTHKFDLYSLGVIMIEILTGKKGCQVTIENVLQIWNNTMLDALQWDQIRVCAKIGMECTEVDPAKRPASMKHIIDCLAEIECSTHVIPAGGTRELLLVHPSVICFPFEPNKAITCPLQLTNNTDKHVAFRLMDNSMESSFLRLPLYDVVPPNTPYTLIVTTQKKEDLPRKYIIDVILQSATLILGDDDHINTFRSQPDKFFQETGNDVQVVKQKALYTLTHIATSFSKPILSTVKVHVYIEMHLSCLDTNRAKQWIIIGDENGHVGFWDYPTQKKVDALKVSASRVTCIRFIERKQWIVAGTEDGYLHVYSYETRFQKITSLRVGAIENLESRAAHTHLAIHPTQPYLLSVYGFKVKLWDWDVGWECIQTFENEELMTILRVAFNPNDTFATASMDCTVEVWSLDSPEFIYTLVGHSSIVNCLDFFTCDDQEYLVTGSHDQTAKIWDLQKMMCIHTLEAFVSPVMSLLYQPDLQILITGSQDGAIYLWSTRNCGHTWISTLLADKQNSHRNYSCPPALNRIIKVGCAGAVYHLACVMGGLLIGKENAVAIIDVDDVNYQEQPTDKSEQQLSACTTHHAGDMSKCYNQEATNPQYKVEPKVTTQLWFSRSGCKWPNVRRHNSDCDEFSGQEKAWSKSKLLDVHPLELRFPYCPNEPIPCSLHLTNNTDENVAFRLVDKSGKSPWCFTKLPLCGIVPHGSTYTLTVTMKEEMKLKEETDFDLVIQSSLLGDKYIEVFNDQSESDTFFKEAKLFGNMVHEVTLKAVYVQYGEITSENISVKYNPDSLWSLDAHPTEPWILTGHNSGYARIWNNEMKFLINSFKVSDQDAVSCVKFIARKQLIVAMTDLAHLHVYDCSCVTKIEKISFERGDYGTSTLLAVHPILPYVLASGLVLLNWDLSWKTTRIFESEAVTAETVVFNTRDTNSFASGSYDGEVQVWRLDSSDPEYSLIGHLKKVTCLDFVTCGDQQYLISGSYDSTVKIWDLQKRECICTLEAMSPVHCVLAHPNLPVIITGTEHGIIHLWNSTDFRLKRTISLGGGGPVITLGCLMGSPRYLSLFLFHFQTD; encoded by the exons ATGGATCCCCGAGGTGGTATAACACAAATGGAGCTGGAGTACTTGGCACACGATGAAGATGCAGAGCCCATTGCCCTGCCATTCCAACTTTTGGAGAAAATCACAGATTATTTTTCTCACGAGTTGATAATTGGAAGAGGTGGCTTTGCGGTGGTTTATAAG GCAGTGCTTGATAATGGCATTGTCGCTGTGAAGAAGTTGTCAAATACGCACATGTATGAGGAGCAATTCCAGGGTGAGGTGCAATGTCTCATGAAGGTGAAACACAAAAACATTGTACGATTTCTCGGATATTGCGCCGACACACAAGGGAATATTTCGGACTACAAAGGGAAAATGGTTATGGCAGATGTACAGCAGCGGTTGCTCTGCTTTGAATATCTACCTAAAGGAAGTCTTGATGGTTATATAACAG ATTCACCTGGAGAACTTAACTGGAGAAAGCGATACGATATGATAAAGGGGATCTGTGAAGGGTTACATTATCTTCACCAGAATAATATTCTGCACTTGGATCTAACACCCGGAAATATATTATTGGATGAGGATATGATGCCGAAAATTACTGATTTCGGATTGTCAAGGTGTTTTGAGGAAGACCAAACAGGGGTCATTACTAAAAATGTGGCCGGAACGAG GGGATATTTGGCGCCGGAATGCTATAACAAGGAAATCATACTCACGCACAAGTTTGACTTATATAGTCTTGGTGTTATAATGATAGAGATATTGACCGGAAAGAAGGGGTGTCAAGTTACTATTGAGAAT GTACTTCAAATTTGGAATAATACGATGTTGGATGCACTGCAGTGGGATCAAATACGAGTATGTGCGAAGATTGGGATGGAGTGCACAGAAGTCGATCCGGCAAAGAGACCAGCTAGTATGAAGCACATAATCGATTGCCTTGCTGAAATAGAATGTAGTACGCATGTAATCCCAGCAGGTGGGACAAGAGAGCTTCTTCTCGTTCACCCGTCCGTGATTTGCTTCCCCTTTGAGCCCAACAAGGCTATCACGTGCCCGCTGCAGCTAACAAATAACACCGATAAGCACGTTGCATTTAGGCTTATGGATAATAGCATGGAGTCTTCCTTCCTAAGGCTGCCATTGTATGACGTTGTGCCACCTAACACACCTTACACTCTCATTGTGACAACACAAAAGAAAGAAGATCTACCACGAAAGTATATCATAGATGTGATCCTCCAAAGTGCTACCTTAATATTGGGGGATGATGATCATATAAACACTTTTCGAAGCCAGCCAGACAAGTTTTTTCAAGAGACAGGGAATGATGTACAGGTGGTGAAACAGAAAGCACTTTATACCTTGACACACATCGCAACGTCATTCTCTAAG CCAATCTTGTCCACAGTCAAG GTACACGTCTACATAGAAATGCATCTCAGTTGCTTGGACACAAACCGGGCCAAGCAGTG GATAATAATAGGAGACGAAAATGGACACGTTGGCTTTTGGGACTATCCGACACAG AAAAAAGTGGATGCGCTTAAAGTCTCAGCGAGTCGTG TTACGTGCATTAGATTCATTGAACGGAAGCAATGGATTGTTGCTGGGACAGAAGATGGGTATCTCCATGTGTACAGCTATGAAACAAGATTTCAGAAGATCACGAGTTTAAGAGTTGGTGCCATTGAGAATCTGGAGTCACGGGCTGCTCATACCCATCTGGCCATCCATCCAACCCAGCCGTATTTGTTGTCGGTGTATGGTTTTAAAGTGAAACTTTGGGACTGGGACGTGGGCTGGGAGTGCATACAAACATTTGAGAATGAAGAGCTTATGACAATACTTCGAGTCGCATTTAACCCAAATGACACATTTGCGACTGCTTCGATGGATTGCACAGTGGAG GTTTGGAGTCTTGATTCTCCCGAATTTATATACACTCTAGTAGGGCATTCGAGCATAGTGAATTGCCTGGATTTCTTCACATGTGATGATCAGGAGTATTTGGTTACTGGCTCACATGATCAGACTGCAAAG ATATGGGATCTGCAGAAGATGATGTGTATACATACACTTGAGGCTTTTGTATCTCCAGTAATGTCTCTCCTGTACCAACCCGATCTTCAGATTCTAATTACAGGTTCACAAGATGGCGCTATTTATTTGTGGAGCACCAGAAACTGCGG TCATACATGGATTTCAACTCTACTTGCTGACAAACAAAATTCCCATAGGAATTATTCATGTCCCCCGGCGCTTAATAGAatcatcaaggttggttgtgctGGAGCTGTCTACCATCTCGCATGTGTGATGGGAGG GCTTCTGATTGGAAAAGAAAATGCAGTAGCAATTATCGATGTCGATGATGTGAATTATCAGGAGCAACCAACGGATAAAAGTGAGCAGCAATTAAGTGCATGTACGACACACCATGCTGGAGACATGTCTAAG TGTTACAATCAAGAGGCCACAAATCCTCAATACAAGGTGGAGCCGAAGGTAACCACACAGCTGTGGTTCTCTCGGAGCGGCTGCAAGTGGCCAAACGTTCGGCGACACAATTCTGACTGCGATGAATTTTCTGGG CAGGAAAAAGCATGGTCCAAGAGCAAGCTACTTGATGTCCACCCGCTGGAACTCCGCTTCCCCTATTGTCCCAATGAGCCTATCCCTTGCTCACTGCACCTAACAAACAACACAGATGAAAATGTGGCATTTAGACTTGTAGACAAGAGTGGCAAGTCCCCATGGTGCTTCACAAAGTTGCCGCTGTGCGGCATTGTCCCTCATGGATCCACTTACACTTTGACTGTGACAATGAAGGAGGAGATGAAGCTAAAGGAAGAGACAGACTTTGATCTCGTTATTCAGAGCAGTTTATTGGGAGATAAGTACATCGAGGTATTCAATGACCAATCTGAGTCTGATACATTTTTCAAAGAAGCCAAACTGTTTGGGAATATGGTGCATGAAGTGACACTGAAAGCTGTTTATGTGCAGTACGGAGAGATTACATCTGAG AATATATCTGTGAAGTATAATCCTGACTCTTTGTGGTCCCTGGATGCACACCCAACAGAGCCATG GATTTTAACAGGTCATAATAGTGGATATGCTCGCATATGGAACAATGAGATGAAG TTCCTGATTAATTCGTTTAAAGTCTCAGATCAGGATGCAG TAAGCTGCGTCAAATTTATTGCAAGAAAGCAGCTGATTGTAGCTATGACAGATCTTGCTCACCTCCATGTGTACGACTGTTCATGTGTAACAAAAATCGAAAAGATCAGTTTTGAACGTGGTGATTACGGCACCAGTACACTACTAGCCGTTCATCCGATCCTACCATATGTGTTGGCATCAGGTTTAGTGCTTTTAAACTGGGACCTGAGCTGGAAGACCACACGAATATTTGAGTCTGAGGCTGTCACAGCAGAGACAGTTGTGTTTAACACAAGGGACACCAACAGTTTTGCGAGTGGGTCTTATGATGGCGAAGTGcag GTTTGGAGGCTTGATTCCTCCGACCCTGAATATTCTTTGATTGGACATTTGAAGAAGGTGACATGCCTTGACTTTGTCACATGTGGAGATCAACAGTATTTGATCAGTGGATCTTATGACTCCACTGTCAAG ATCTGGGACTTGCAGAAAAGGGAGTGCATTTGTACGCTGGAAGCCATGTCACCAGTTCATTGTGTCCTTGCCCATCCAAACCTTCCAGTTATAATTACAGGAACAGAACATGGCATCATTCATCTGTGGAACTCCACTGATTTCAG GCTCAAGAGAACCATTAGCTTAGGTGGCGGTGGACCTGTTATCACTCTCGGATGTTTGATGGGTTCACCAAGGTACCTATCCTTGTTTTTGTTTCATTTCCAGACTGACTAA